A segment of the Chitinophagaceae bacterium genome:
GGCAATCACCGGTAAGTATTGCCGATTTAGAACTACTAAAAAAAACTGTTTTGTTTACTGCGGAAGATGAAAAGAACCTGCGGTTGGCCGGAGAGGTGCTAAAAGACCAGACCAATGATGTGCTTGACTTATGGTATGGCTTTGTTGGCGGTAATGAACATCTGGTTCACTATTTTACTAAGAATAATCAGCCAAATATGGATTACCTGGCTGCCGTGAGGGCAAGGTTCGGCCAGTGGATTATGGACTTGTGCAACCGGCCTTATGACCAGGATTGGCTGAATTATCAGCATGAAGTTGCACTGCGTCACCACAGTACTAAAAAGAATAAAACAGATGGAGTGGATACTGTGCCCATTATTCACTACCGCTATATGGTGGCGTTTATCTTTCCTATTACAGCTACTATTAAAAGTTTCTTAACAAAAAAAGGTCATGGCGAAGAAGTTGTTGAAGCTATGTATGCGGCATGGTTTAAAGCTATAACTCTTACTGTAATTCTATGGACTTATCCATACATCAATAAAGATGAGTTCTAACATAAAATCATACTTTAAAAGAATCGGAATAGCCGGATTTATTTTCTTCCTGCTTAAAGGAGTCATCTGGCTATTCATCTTTTTATTTCTAAAATCTAAAATTTAATAGAATGAAAGTTTCTGTTTGGGATACTTATATAACAAAAAATGATGGCAGCATAATGCACTTTGACATTATTGCCCCCGATACTCTAAAAGAAGAAGCAATAATTCATACCTTTGGTAAGGATTACTTACAATCTAAAGAACAGACCGGTCAACAATTGACAGCCAAAGAGTGCCGTTTTTGTCATATAGAAGCGGCCACAGTAGAACTGGAAAAAATGATTACAGAAAAAGGGTATTATATAGTAGAAATGGAAAATTGCAAATAGCATGTCGGTATTTAACCTAAAGTATCAAAACGCCAGTCTTGATAATAAGATAGTTGCTGGTCTGGAAAGATTATCGCAGGTATTCAGGGTTTTACTTTGGAAAAAGGCTAAACAACATGGATTAAGCCCGATACAAATACAGTTACTCATTTTTATTCAGCACCACGCTTCCGATAAATCCACTGTCAGTTACCTGGCAAAAGAATTTAATGTAACCAAACCTACCATTAGTGATGCAATAAAAGTGTTGGAGCAAAAAAAGGTAATTAAAAAAATAGCTGATAAAAGAGATACCAGGAGCTACACTATTCAGTTGACACCCCAAGGGAAAAATATTGTTTTAGATACAGAACATTTTGTGAACCCCTTTACAGAAATTATTTCAGGCATATCTCAGACGGAAAAATTAGGGTTATGGGAAAACATAACAACTCTCATAAATAAACTTCATCAGTCAGGAGCTATTACTGTGCAACGTACCTGCCATTATTGCAAGCATTTCTCTAAAAAAAATAGTACCCCTTACTGTAAGTTGTTAGAGCAAAAACTGCAGGTTCAGGATATACGGATTGATTGTGTGGAGTTTGAGGTAGCCTAACAAGCTCTTTCTTATAACAGTTTCATCAACTACTGCAAACAATTTGAGCGCAACATACCAAATTGCGGATATTTCTTCAAGTGAATTTTGGGGTACTTTTGCTGATACCCAGATGGAAACATAAAACTCAAAATGTTTAGTCAGAGATTATTAATAGCCATGAAAAGCTAATGAGGAAGTTAGTCAATACTGTAATATTGCCGTTGTATCTAATTGTTTACATTTCGTAATGCAAATTCAATTATATGTGAAATTTCCAGGTATTATCAATCTTTACTGAAATACCACTTTTCAGCATTTTTATGATAAAGTTTATCAATTACATTCTTTGGCAATTTTAAGCCTCTGAATTTTTCTGTAACAAACGGCGATTGGAGGCTATCATCTGAAGTAAAATATAGCCAGTCATTTAACCAGAGATTATGTGCCTTTTTCTTCACACTATCGGGATTATCAGATTGGACAATGAACAGATCAGTTCCATACATAATCCTATCCTGGTATTTAATAAAGAAGTCATGTACTTTCTGCCAGTTTTTTATTGACTGATATTGCAGTTGCCCTATTCGTTCGGCTGGTTCTACTGTCATATTTGGAAATTGATCAAGACACTTGGCAATTTTTTCCACATCCCATTCTAAACTTGCAAGGTGCGCCCCCATGAACTTTAGATTTGGATGCCTTTCCAGCATACGATCCCGAGCCTGGATTTGATCATCATAAGAAGGGTATTCAGGGTGAATAAACATGTGATATTCCGGGTGATTTTTAAAATAATTCCTGTCATTGATAGTGGTCATTTGATCTAATGGAAGCCAACAATTTTTAGGCTCGCCGAGATGACCTAGAACCGGCATCTCATTTTGTTCTAAGTAGTTTAATATAGGGTCAAAAATAGGGTTGTCAATCATAATGAAATTGCTATCCCTGTCCCTGAGGGTCATTCCGATGTTTTTCCATACTTTAATTCCAACAGCGCCATTATCAAAAGATTTTTTTAAATAACTAAGTTGCTGTTCCTGCCAGCCTGGTTGGTTGATAGTCGTAGTCTCAAAAGTTGTGAGATAAAAAATTGTGGCAGGGAATTTTTTTTGCAGATGGATGGCAAAAAATTGTTGACTATCTATCGGCGTTTCACCCGGCACTTCAACGTTTACACTGATTAATACAACATTATCTTCTTTAGCCTGGACTATACAAGAAGAGTCTGTTGTATAGATATGGGCATGGCAATCAATCTTTTTTACTTTTGAGAAATCTTCAGTTGAATAAAAACTGCTGGAATCTTTGTTTGAATTATTACAGGATGTCAAAATTAACAACAGGAGGAAAGTCGAAAAATGGAGAAGTGATATTAAACTGTTTACTTCGGGGCTTTTTTGCGAATTGTTCATCTTATTACCTGTTAACTTTATTTTGTATGGCAAGCAATTTATCTTGTACAAGTTCAGAAACCGCATTTGTTGCTGTTGGAAATACTTTACGCAAATCAATTTCATCTTCTGAAGTCAACTTTCTTTTCAGGGTTTTCATAAAAGTATTTTTGATTTCAGTTGCCAGGTTTATTTTGCAGATGCCTCTTTGCACTGCCTGCCTCAGCGTATCATGTGGAATACCGGATGCTCCATGTAGTACGAGAGATGCTTCGGTCATTCCCTTAATTTCTGAAAGCCTTAAAAGATCCAGTTTGGGCTCCTCTTTATAAAAACCATGTGCAGATCCAATAGCAACAGCAAGTGCATTTACTCTTGTTTCTTCTACAAAAAATTTAGCTTCTGCAGGTTCTGTAAAGCCAACCCTATCTGTTTTTTGTCCCAGTTTGGCTACATAACCGAGTTCTGCTTCCACGTTGGCTCCGTATTTTTCTGCAAGTTTCACAACGCTTTTTGTAATTCTAATATTTTCATCAAACGATTTTTCACTTGCATCAATCATCACAGAATCGAAACCGGCATCAAGACAATCGGCTGCCAGCTCATACGAATCTCCATGATCAAGATGCAACCATCCTTGCACGTTATAATAGTTAAGCATCGTCCGGGCAAGATTTGCGGCAATGGGAAGGCCCATATATTCTATCGAACTCCTGGTAAGTTGAAGTATGATCGGTTGCTTTACTGCCTGCGCTGCCTGCAGTACTCCTTTAAGCGTTTCAAAATTATAGAAGTTGGTGGCCAATAATGCCTGCCTGCTTTTTTGAAGCTCCTTAAACTTTTCCTGCAATGATAGTTTATTCTTCATACCCAAATATTTCTTTTGCTATTTTCATTGTATTTGATAAATCTGTGAAGGCGGTAGTGCCGCCTGAAGCAGTAGTAGAGATGGCACCGGTGAGATTACCAAATGTTTGGCAGTCTTCAGGGCTGCATCCCTTTATGAATTTGAAAATATACCCCGCATTAAAACTGTCGCCGGCTCCAATTGCATCAACAATTGTTTTATTAACGAATGGTCTGCCGTGTATAAGCTGATTGTTATAACTTAACAGCGAACCATCTTTTCCTCTTTTTACTACAATATAATTTCCCCACTTTGCTATTGTGCTTATTGCTGCTTCCAGCGATTGGGCTTTTGTTAAATGCAGCATCTCTTTTTCATTAGGAAAGAAAATATCTACATGCGGTAATATGGTTTCATAATCGAAATTCCATTGTTCAGATGGATCCCATTGTATATCAAGTGAAGTTGTTAATCCGGTTTCTTTTGCCATTTTAAAAAGACCTGCCAAACTGTTTTTAAACCCGGGCTGAAGAAAATACGATGAGAAATGAAGATGTTTCGACATGCTTAACATCTCCTTCGTTATATCAGTTATACCTAAATGTTTCATTGCTCCCTGGTAGGTAATCATTGCTCTGTCTTCTCCAAAATTGAGAATTACAGTTGCTCCTGTTTTTAATTCAGTACTGGATATGATCATTGACGTATCAACTTTCTTTCGTTCTAACTCTTCCTTGCAAAGAGAACCTAAAATATCATTGCCAATTTTGCCAATAAAGGCAACACGCATGCCCAGTGTACTTAAATTACCGGCAAAAATTGCAGAGGAACTTCCCAGTGTCAGTGTCATACTTTCGGCCAGTTTTTCTTTTCCAACTTCCGGGAATGATTCTATTTGGTTTAAAATCAAATCAGCGTTTAATTCACCTATTACAATAACATCAAATTTTTTTTCACTGCTCATGGTCATTTGTTAAGGTTCCTGGTTGATAAATCGAGATTCAATTGTTGCAAGTTCAATTTCTGAAAAGAGGGTTTCAACATCCTCTTGATAAAAGAACCCCAACTCTTCCCTGATGCAATTGGCAGCACCGCAGGCAACT
Coding sequences within it:
- a CDS encoding protogloblin ApPgb — its product is MSEEIKGYAYGQVGQSPVSIADLELLKKTVLFTAEDEKNLRLAGEVLKDQTNDVLDLWYGFVGGNEHLVHYFTKNNQPNMDYLAAVRARFGQWIMDLCNRPYDQDWLNYQHEVALRHHSTKKNKTDGVDTVPIIHYRYMVAFIFPITATIKSFLTKKGHGEEVVEAMYAAWFKAITLTVILWTYPYINKDEF
- a CDS encoding DUF2024 family protein — protein: MKVSVWDTYITKNDGSIMHFDIIAPDTLKEEAIIHTFGKDYLQSKEQTGQQLTAKECRFCHIEAATVELEKMITEKGYYIVEMENCK
- a CDS encoding winged helix-turn-helix transcriptional regulator; this translates as MSVFNLKYQNASLDNKIVAGLERLSQVFRVLLWKKAKQHGLSPIQIQLLIFIQHHASDKSTVSYLAKEFNVTKPTISDAIKVLEQKKVIKKIADKRDTRSYTIQLTPQGKNIVLDTEHFVNPFTEIISGISQTEKLGLWENITTLINKLHQSGAITVQRTCHYCKHFSKKNSTPYCKLLEQKLQVQDIRIDCVEFEVA
- a CDS encoding amidohydrolase family protein, which encodes MNNSQKSPEVNSLISLLHFSTFLLLLILTSCNNSNKDSSSFYSTEDFSKVKKIDCHAHIYTTDSSCIVQAKEDNVVLISVNVEVPGETPIDSQQFFAIHLQKKFPATIFYLTTFETTTINQPGWQEQQLSYLKKSFDNGAVGIKVWKNIGMTLRDRDSNFIMIDNPIFDPILNYLEQNEMPVLGHLGEPKNCWLPLDQMTTINDRNYFKNHPEYHMFIHPEYPSYDDQIQARDRMLERHPNLKFMGAHLASLEWDVEKIAKCLDQFPNMTVEPAERIGQLQYQSIKNWQKVHDFFIKYQDRIMYGTDLFIVQSDNPDSVKKKAHNLWLNDWLYFTSDDSLQSPFVTEKFRGLKLPKNVIDKLYHKNAEKWYFSKD
- a CDS encoding class II fructose-bisphosphate aldolase, with protein sequence MKNKLSLQEKFKELQKSRQALLATNFYNFETLKGVLQAAQAVKQPIILQLTRSSIEYMGLPIAANLARTMLNYYNVQGWLHLDHGDSYELAADCLDAGFDSVMIDASEKSFDENIRITKSVVKLAEKYGANVEAELGYVAKLGQKTDRVGFTEPAEAKFFVEETRVNALAVAIGSAHGFYKEEPKLDLLRLSEIKGMTEASLVLHGASGIPHDTLRQAVQRGICKINLATEIKNTFMKTLKRKLTSEDEIDLRKVFPTATNAVSELVQDKLLAIQNKVNR
- a CDS encoding carbohydrate kinase family protein, whose protein sequence is MSSEKKFDVIVIGELNADLILNQIESFPEVGKEKLAESMTLTLGSSSAIFAGNLSTLGMRVAFIGKIGNDILGSLCKEELERKKVDTSMIISSTELKTGATVILNFGEDRAMITYQGAMKHLGITDITKEMLSMSKHLHFSSYFLQPGFKNSLAGLFKMAKETGLTTSLDIQWDPSEQWNFDYETILPHVDIFFPNEKEMLHLTKAQSLEAAISTIAKWGNYIVVKRGKDGSLLSYNNQLIHGRPFVNKTIVDAIGAGDSFNAGYIFKFIKGCSPEDCQTFGNLTGAISTTASGGTTAFTDLSNTMKIAKEIFGYEE